One window from the genome of Cucumis melo cultivar AY chromosome 10, USDA_Cmelo_AY_1.0, whole genome shotgun sequence encodes:
- the LOC103502519 gene encoding uncharacterized protein LOC103502519 has translation MSLLTEELKAKADEVYYGDKISQEKTRLLLKEVGLPNGLLPLKDIIECGYVKETGFVWMKQKKAITHKFDKIGKQVSYAKEVTANVEKNKVKNLTGVKAKEVLIWLTLSEIYVDDPPTGNITFKIPTGLSRAYPVDAFEVEEEEETAKEKKEVREVSNGGSVVVNVKEV, from the coding sequence ATGTCTCTCCTCACAGAAGAGCTGAAAGCCAAAGCTGATGAAGTGTATTATGGTGACAAGATCTCACAAGAGAAAACAAGGCTTCTTTTAAAAGAAGTGGGGCTTCCAAATGGGCTTTTGCCACTGAAAGACATAATAGAATGTGGCTACGTGAAGGAGACCGGCTTTGTTTGGATGAAACAAAAGAAAGCCATAACCCACAAATTCGACAAGATTGGTAAGCAAGTGAGTTATGCAAAAGAAGTCACTGCCAATGTGGAGAAGAATAAAGTCAAGAATTTGACTGGTGTTAAGGCTAAGGAGGTTTTGATTTGGCTCACTTTGTCCGAGATCTATGTCGACGACCCACCCACCGGAAATATTACCTTTAAGATCCCCACTGGGCTCTCCAGGGCTTACCCGGTCGATGCGTTTGAggtggaggaggaggaggagacgGCAAAGGAGAAGAAGGAGGTGAGAGAGGTGAGTAATGGAGGGAGTGTGGTGGTGAATGTGAAAGAGGTTTGA